The following proteins come from a genomic window of Diceros bicornis minor isolate mBicDic1 chromosome 4, mDicBic1.mat.cur, whole genome shotgun sequence:
- the FIRRM gene encoding FIGNL1-interacting regulator of recombination and mitosis isoform X3: MSQGRAVPLEELRSWPEDLCRQELPSVLPRLLSVYRQSDNWMEHIQILKIIVEMFLPHMNHLTLEQTFFSQVLPKTVKLFDDMMYELTSQARGLSSQNLEIQTTLRNILQTMVQLLGALTGCVQHVCATQESIVLENIHSLPSSVIHVIKSTFVHCKFQTFSRLFSRKPILFKSN, from the exons ATGTCTCAGGGGCGTGCTGTTCCCCTGGAGGAATTAAGGAGCTGGCCGGAGGACCTGTGCCGCCAGGAACTGCCATCTGTCCTGCCCCGGCTCCTT TCTGTGTATCGGCAATCTGACAATTGGATGGAGCATATTC AAATTCTGAAAATTATTGTAGAAATGTTTTTACCTCATATGAACCACCTGACATTGGAACAGACTTTCTTTTCACAAGTGCTGCCAAAG ACTGTCAAGTTATTTGATGACATGATGTATGAGTTAACCAGTCAAGCCAGAGGACTATCAAGCCAAAATTTAGAAATCCAGACCACTCtaagaaatattttacaa ACAATGGTGCAGCTCTTAGGAGCTCTTACAGGGTGTGTTCAGCACGTCTGTGCCACACAGGAATCCATCGTTCTAGAAAATATTCATAGTCTCCCCTCCTCAGTCATACATGTAATCAAAAGTACATTTGTACATTGTAAG TTTCAGACCTTCTCCAGGCTCTTTTCAAGGAAGCCTATTCTCTTCAAAAGCAACTAA
- the METTL18 gene encoding histidine protein methyltransferase 1 homolog yields MTFQFNFAIEDQLENELTPLRDGALALDSSNESLISGSQKGKHRDKKCSIEQFNLSQDHLWEPKSVGNAAPFQDTDTSLSSANSSSKLEPHEKQPCLRVAKEHAMPKDLKKVLENKVIEMLPGLQHVNISVVKTILLKENFPGENIVSKSFSSHSDLITGVYEGGLKIWECTFDLLAYFTKAKVKFAGKKVLDLGCGSGLLGIIAFKGGAKEIHFQDYNSMVIDEVTLPNVVANSTLEDEENDVNEPDVKRCRKSEVAQELSKCRFFSGEWSEFCKLIVTSEKLFEKYDLILTSETIYNPDYYGTLHQTLRRLLDKNGRVLLASKAHYFGVGGGIHLFQQFVEERNVFETRTLEIIDEGLKRFLIEMTFKSLG; encoded by the coding sequence ATGACTTTTCAATTTAATTTCGCTATAGAAGACCAACTGGAAAATGAATTAACACCCCTTAGAGATGGAGCTTTGGCCCTGGATTCCTCAAATGAGTCTTTGATCTCAGGAAGTCAAAAAGGTAAACATAGAGACAAAAAATGTTCTATAGAACAGTTTAACTTGTCTCAGGATCATTTGTGGGAACCTAAGTCAGTGGGAAATGCAGCTCCCTTTCAAGACACAGACACCTCCCTCAGTTCAGCTAACAGTTCAAGTAAATTGGAGCCACATGAAAAACAGCCTTGCTTGAGAGTTGCCAAAGAGCATGCTATGCCTAAAGATTTAAAGAAAGTGTTAGAAAATAAAGTCATAGAAATGTTACCAGGTCTCCAGCATGTTAACATATCGGTAGTGAAAACCATCTTGTTGAAAGAGAACTTCCCTGGAGAAAACATAGTTTCAAAAAGCTTTTCTTCTCACTCTGATCTGATTACAGGTGTTTATGAAGGAGGCTTAAAAATCTGGGAATGTACCTTTGACctcctggcttatttcacaaaAGCCAAAGTGAAGTTTGCTGGGAAAAAAGTATTGGATCTTGGCTGTGGATCAGGGTTGCTGGGTATAATTGCATTCAAGGGAGGGGCCAAAGAAATTCATTTTCAAGATTATAACAGTATGGTGATTGACGAAGTAACCTTACCTAATGTCGTGGCTAACTCCACTTtggaagatgaagaaaatgatgTAAACGAACCAGATGTGAAAAGATGCAGGAAATCAGAAGTAGCACAAGAACTGTCTAAATGCCGGTTCTTTTCTGGGGAGTGGTCTGAGTTTTGTAAGCTTATAGTAACCAGTGAAAAACTCTTTGAGAAATATGATCTCATTCTCACCTCAGAAACCATTTACAATCCGGATTATTATGGTACTTTGCACCAAACATTGCGTAGACTGTTAGATAAAAATGGGCGGGTGCTTTTGGCCAGCAAAGCACATTATTTTGGTGTGGGTGGAGGTATTCATCTCTTTCAGCAGTTTGTAGAAGAAAGGAATGTATTTGAGACTAGGACACTCGAAATAATTGATGAAGGACTAAAGAGGTTCCTAATTGAAATGACTTTTAAGTCCCTCGGTTAA